Sequence from the Deltaproteobacteria bacterium genome:
CTCGGGAGTGGCGTTGTAGCTGGACTGAGATCATTGCCTCCAGCCCAATGTTTAGGTTTTTCGGGTTAACCCGAGCGTGAAACCCCTTTAGGACACCATTATTACGAAGCCGCCGTACTCTCTCGAGGCAGCTTGAAGGCGCGAGCCCTACACTTGCCGCCAGCTCTTTATTCGAGAGCCTCGCATCGTTTTGCAGCGTTTCTAGGATTTTGTGATCGATTTCATCTAACTTCATGGTGAACTACCTCCATACTTAGATTGTATATAATTCGTTTTTTACGACATTATACAACCGTTTTTTCAGTAGATCTGTGTTTTTTATTCGGGAATTCGGAATTAAAGCGCGTAATAGACACGGAGAGTGTCCATAGCTTCGTTGATTGTAGCGAGTTTATCCGCCGAACCGCCCCGATCGGGGTGATGTTCGAACGCAAGCTCACGGTACCGCTTTCGAATGGCCTGAGGCTCAACTGGCTCTGATAAGGCGAGCTGGGCCAAGGCTTCATCTTTGTCGCTGCTAACTTGAAACCGGTTCCAGAAGCTCGCGAGAAGCTCATAAACGTCATCGTCAGTGGTTTCTTTTAGGT
This genomic interval carries:
- a CDS encoding Lrp/AsnC family transcriptional regulator produces the protein MKLDEIDHKILETLQNDARLSNKELAASVGLAPSSCLERVRRLRNNGVLKGFHARVNPKNLNIGLEAMISVQLQRHSRDMVESFHQHLMTLPEAMAIYHVAGTHDYLVHVAVRDSDHLRDLALDAFTTREEVAHIQTALIFGTEQKPVLPNYLVP